In the Pectinatus sottacetonis genome, AGTGCAGGGAGATATTGATTCAAGGAGAAAATTAATGATTTATACATTGACGATGAATCCTGCAATTGATTTCAACATTACAGGACAAAATATCAGGAAAAATCATGTAAACAGGACATGGAATCCTGTTTACACCCCTAATGGCAAGGGTGTGAATGTATCATTAGTGTTGAAGCATTTTAATTGTGAATCGGTAGCAATGGGTTTTTTTGGCGGATTCAGTGGTAAATATATTATTGATGAATTGAAAAAAACAGGTATAGAAGTAAGTCCGGTATGGATAGATACAGTAACGAGAATAAATGTTTTTCTAAATGCAGGAAAAGATGAATACAAATTTGTCAATAAGGGGCCGTTAGTTGCAGAGAAATACCAGCAGGAACTTTTATTTAAATTAAAACAGCTCGATGATTGCGAATATTTATCAATAAGTGGCAGCCTGCCAGTTGGGGTCAGTGAAGAATATTATGATAAAATAGCTGAAATATGTGAAATGAAAAACATAAAATTAATCTTAGATATAAGTTCCCCAAAATTGAAAGAGTTATTAAAGTACAGGCCGTTTTTAATAAAACCGAATGATGATGAAATAAATGCCATATTTGGTTATGAAATAAAATCAGATGAAACAGCTATGCAGGCATTAACAGAATTGGTATATAAAGGTGCGCAGAATATTTTACTTACTATGGGAGATAAAGGCGCGTATTTCACAAATGGTAAGGATATTTATTTTTCCACAGCGCAGAAGGTGGAGTTGCTTAGCTCTGCATGTGCAGGAGATTCAGCATTGGCAGCTTTTTTAAGTGGATTTTTGTACGGCGGTACTATAGAATCGTCATTGAAGAAATCTGCGGCAACAGGAGCAAATGTTGCGGAAAGCAATGCACTGGGAAATATGAAAAAAGTGGAAGAATATATGAATAATATTAATATAAGAAAATTATAAAAGCGAGGGATTTTAATTGATTGGTATTTTGGTAATTACACATGGAAGTTTTTCTGATGGTTTAAAAAATGCGGCTGAATTACTTGCAGGAAAACAAGAATACTTTGAATCAATAGGATTTTATCATGGAGATAGTATAGAAATTCTTAATGAAAAGGTTTTATCAGCACTTAAAAATCTTAACAGAGGACAGGGGATTTTAGTTTTTGTAGATATGTTGGGAGGTTCACCGTCTAATGTTATTTTAAAATTATTAAGAAGTAATAATTTTAAGGCAATTGCCGGAGCAAATTTACCAATGATATGTCATGCCGTATTAACAAGAAATTCGGAATTATGTCTTGATGAACTTTTTAAACAATGTATTGCGGTTGGTAAAGAATCATTGGTATCACTGAATAAAGTATTTGATAATATGCAGGAAAATATTGAAAATGATTTTTAGGAGGAAAGTAGGATGAAAAATGTAGTATTAGTAAGAATTGATGACAGACTTATACATGGACAGGTAATGACATCTTGGTTAAATTTTACACAAGCAACAAAAATAATGGTAATTGATAATGGAGTAGCAGACGATCCATTTATGAAAAATGTTTTAAAAAGTGCAGTACCTGGAAATATAGGGTTAGGAGTTTTTTCAGTGGAACGTGCAGCTGAAAGATTACAAAAAGGATTTAAAGATATTGATAAGGTCATAATATTGGTAAAATTTCCTAAAACATTAGAATGTCTTATGGATAAGGGAATTAAATTTGAACAAATAAACATAGGAGGAATGGGAGCAAATATAAATAGGCATCAATTTTATAAAAATATATCGGCTTCGGATGAAGAAAAAGAAATATTTAAAAAAATATTAAATAAAGGTTGCAATTTGGAAATTCAAATTATTGCTGAAGATAATAAGATTAATGTAGCTAAATATTTGTAAAATTTTAATTATTTTAAAAGGAGAGAAAAGCAATGGAAATATCCTTAGCACAAGCATTTTTGATTGGTGTAGTTTATTATTTGGGAATTAACGGAACACCATGGTTAACTTGTTTAGGAAGTACAATTATTCAAAAACCATTAGTATCAGGACTTGTTGTAGGTATAATTTTAGGTGATCCACTGACTGGTGCAATAATAGGGGCAGCAATTAATCTTCCATTTATAGCGTATATTTCAGCTGGAGGAGCTCCGCCTACTGATCCTGGTTTAGCAGGAACTTTGGGGACTGCACTGGCTATGGCCGCAGGAGTAAGTCCGGCTGTAGCAATAACGATTGCTGTTCCATTGGGAATTTTGGGAACGATTATATGGGTTGTTCATATGACTGTGGATGTATTCTTTGTCCATATGATTGATAAGTGTGCGTTGAATGGTGATATGAAAAAGGCTAGTTTTTTGCACATTGTACCACCACAAATAGTAGCATTTTTAATTGGTGTTGTTCCGGTTACATTGGGTTGTTATTATGGAGCTGGTATAGTTTCTAACATCATTGCTGTATTAAATGGAACACCTCTTAAAGTGCTTGAAGTAATAGGGGGAATACTTCCTGCTATCGGTATAGCTATGAACTTACGGGCAATAAATAAGCCAGGAATTCTTTTATGGTTTGTTTTAGGTTTTGTTATTACTGTATATCTTGGACTTACAACTATGCCGGTTGCAATTATTGCTGGAATAGTTGCTTATTTGTATACAGGTATTATGGTAAATGTAGAAAATAAAAAAGTAGCTGTTTCATCAGCTGACGATAATGATGATTTTTAAGGTAAAAAGGAGAGCGGATTCATATGAATAATAAAATAACTCTTAGCAAGAAAGATGTCCTTAAAGCATTTTGGAAATGGACCTTTTTTTCTCATGCAAATTATAATTATGAACGATTACAAGCCAGTGGAGTATTATTTTCTATGTCGCATTTGCCAAAAAAATTATATCCAGGAGACGAAAAAGCACAAAAAGCTTTTATGCAAAGGCACATGCAATTTTATAATACGGAACCTCATTTTGGTGGGATAATAAATGGTATGGTATTGTCAATGGAAGAAGCAAAGGCAAATGGAGCAGATATTCCTGATGATGCAATTAATAGTGTAAAAACAGGCTTAATGGGACCTTTTGCTGGGATAGGCGATACTTTATGGCAAGGAACATTACAACCGATATTACTGGCTGTAGGTATTAGTATTGCTTCTGCTGGGAATATGCTGGGAGCTGCTGTGTTTGGTATATCAGAAGCTATTATAATGTTGATGCTTGCTTATATTATGTACATGCGTGGTTATAAGACAGGCAAAGATGGAGTGCAGGTTATATTGGGCGGGGGAAAAATGAAACAGCTCATGGCAGCAGCTTCAATAATGGGAGCAACTGTACTGGGTTCTTTGACAGCAAGTTATGTAAAAGCTCAATCGACTATGAGTATTCCTTTGGGACAGGCGCATCTATCATTGCAGACAGACATATTAGATAAATTGTTTAAAGGGATGATCCCTTTAGGAATAACACTACTTGCGTTATATTTATTGAAGAATAGACAAATGAAGTCAACTACTGTTATGGGAATTTTAGCAATAATAGGAATTATATTAGGGGTTACAGGAATTTTAGGATAAATTTGGGAGGAAAATTTAATGAAAACAGCCGTATTTACAGGTATTAGAAAAATTACTTTGGAAGAATGTAAAACTCCCACAGCTAAAGGCAATAAGGTCTTAGTAAAAGTAAATTCTTGTGCTATTTGTACATGGGAACAAAGAGTATATACTGGAGTAAATAAAGTGGAATTTCCTTTTATTGGAGGGCATGAGATAGCAGCAGAAATAGTTGCTATGGGTGATGATGTAAATAGAACAGAATGGGCAGTTGGTGATAAAGTAGTTGTAGGTGCTACGTTACAATGTCGTAATTGTTATTATTGTAAAACAGGAAATTCACAAAGCTGCGAACATTTTGATCATAGTGCTCATTTAGAGGGACTTCCATATAGAGGAATGGGAGGTTTAAGTGAGTATTTGCTTGTTTCTCCTGATTGTATATTTAAATATAGAAATGTAGATCCAAATGAAGCTTGTATAATAGAACCATTATCCTGTGTTATTCATAGTGTAGAAACAGCAAATGTACAAATGGGAGATTTTGTATTGATAATCGGCTGTGGTATTATGGGTCTGCTTCATACATTGCTCTGTCAGAAAAAAGGTGCAACTGTTATTGTTTCAGATGTTAATGAAGAAAGATTAAAACTGGCTAAAAAATTAGGTGCATCATATATTGTGAATCCGATGAAGAATAATATAGAAGAAGAAGTAAAAAAAATTACAGGCGGGATAAAGGCTCAAGTAATTTTTGATACAACACCTATCCCCATAGTTATACAAGACACGTTTAAATGTGTAAGCAATGTCGGAAAAATTGTTTTATATAGTTCTATTCATCCTGCTGAGCCAGTATTGTTTGATCCTAACTGGGTGCATGGAAAATCCATACAAATATTGGGAACAGCTAATTCTAATGATCGCGATTTTATGAGAGCGGCGCAAATGGTGTCTGAAGGAGTAATAAATTTAAGACCTTTTGTAAGTGAAGTTTATCCAGCAGAAAAAATACAAGATGCATTTGAGTCAGCAGCTAAAGCGGATAAATTTAGAGTAGTAGTAAATTTTTGAGACAATAAGAAAACAAAAGGGACGATAAAGATATGCTTATGAAAAATAAAACTATAGTTATAACTGGAGCTGGCAGTGGGATTGGGGCTCATATAGCAAAGATGTTTTCTAACGAAGGCGCAAAGGTAGCATTATTGGATATAGATGAAGATGGTTTAAATAATACTGAGACGGCTATATCAAAAACAAATGGAATAGTATTAAAGAAAAAAATTGATATAACAGATAAAAAGGAGGTTTTCACTGTTGGAGATACTGTTATGAAAAAATTTGGCAGTATTGATGTGTGGGTAAATTGTGCAGGTATTTCAATAATTATTCCTTTTTTGGACTGTTCAGAAGAAATATGGGATAAAACCTTAGCTGTGAATTTAAAAGGAATGTTTTTAGGCTGCCAGTGTGCAGTTACTTATATGATGCAGACAGGAGGCGGGAGTATTATTAATTTTTCTTCTCAATCTGGTAAAAAAGCTGGGGCACGTTATCAAGCATATTGTGCAAGTAAGGCTGGTGTTATTGGCCTTACACAGTCTGTTGCCGTAGAATTTGCTCCGGCAAATATAAGAGTTAATGCTATTTGTCCAGGCGTAGTAAAAACACCTATGTGGGATAAACAAATAAATGATTATGCTAAAAAACGTAATCTTAAACCAGAAGAAGTAATGCCATATTTTTGTAAGACAATACCAATGGGGCGTGTTTGTGAATATGATGAAGTGGGAAATTTAGTTATGTTTTTAGCAAGTAACAAATCTTCATATATTACGGGGCAGGCAATAAATTTAACAGGCGGAAGTCTTATGAGTTGAGAATAATTTATTATTTTTGATGTAGAAAAAATAGCTGCTGATGTAAAAATAAGGATGATTTGAAAAAAAGTTTCTAAACTAGAAAATTAGTTTAGAAACTTTTTTATTATGCCAAATTGGTTTTACCGGTTTTAGTTATAAGACTTACAATAATAAATACGATCATATTAGCGGATAATGCGATAAAACCAGCGTTTAAATGATAGCCAGCAATAGCCGGAGCGGACATTCCATTAAGTATAAGATAAAATACAAGGCCTTCACCAACAATAAGACCACATATAGAAGCTAGTTTGCTGGCTTTTTTCCAGAACATACCTAAGACAATAATAGGAAAGAACTGTGTAACACCGGAGTATCCGGTAAGAAGCAGATTTACGAGCAGTTTACCGTGAAAGATTGACAAATAAAGAGCGGCGGCTGTTAATAATAAAATTAAAAATCGGGCGACTTGTTTTATTTGGTGACTGGAAACATCATGCCCGTTTCGTAAACCTTTTGCATAAATATTACGGGAAATCAATAGTGAAGTAGATAAGAGCAGATCGGCTGCGGGAATCATGCAGGCTAAAGCTCCAGCTCCGCCAACAATCCCCAGTACCCATCCGGGAAAAGTGTCTTTGACAAGGAATAAAAAGGCCATATCAGCAGAAGGAAGCGGGT is a window encoding:
- a CDS encoding PTS system mannose/fructose/sorbose family transporter subunit IID; protein product: MNNKITLSKKDVLKAFWKWTFFSHANYNYERLQASGVLFSMSHLPKKLYPGDEKAQKAFMQRHMQFYNTEPHFGGIINGMVLSMEEAKANGADIPDDAINSVKTGLMGPFAGIGDTLWQGTLQPILLAVGISIASAGNMLGAAVFGISEAIIMLMLAYIMYMRGYKTGKDGVQVILGGGKMKQLMAAASIMGATVLGSLTASYVKAQSTMSIPLGQAHLSLQTDILDKLFKGMIPLGITLLALYLLKNRQMKSTTVMGILAIIGIILGVTGILG
- the pfkB gene encoding 1-phosphofructokinase, producing the protein MIYTLTMNPAIDFNITGQNIRKNHVNRTWNPVYTPNGKGVNVSLVLKHFNCESVAMGFFGGFSGKYIIDELKKTGIEVSPVWIDTVTRINVFLNAGKDEYKFVNKGPLVAEKYQQELLFKLKQLDDCEYLSISGSLPVGVSEEYYDKIAEICEMKNIKLILDISSPKLKELLKYRPFLIKPNDDEINAIFGYEIKSDETAMQALTELVYKGAQNILLTMGDKGAYFTNGKDIYFSTAQKVELLSSACAGDSALAAFLSGFLYGGTIESSLKKSAATGANVAESNALGNMKKVEEYMNNINIRKL
- a CDS encoding PTS mannose/fructose/sorbose/N-acetylgalactosamine transporter subunit IIC, with the translated sequence MEISLAQAFLIGVVYYLGINGTPWLTCLGSTIIQKPLVSGLVVGIILGDPLTGAIIGAAINLPFIAYISAGGAPPTDPGLAGTLGTALAMAAGVSPAVAITIAVPLGILGTIIWVVHMTVDVFFVHMIDKCALNGDMKKASFLHIVPPQIVAFLIGVVPVTLGCYYGAGIVSNIIAVLNGTPLKVLEVIGGILPAIGIAMNLRAINKPGILLWFVLGFVITVYLGLTTMPVAIIAGIVAYLYTGIMVNVENKKVAVSSADDNDDF
- a CDS encoding SDR family NAD(P)-dependent oxidoreductase, which produces MLMKNKTIVITGAGSGIGAHIAKMFSNEGAKVALLDIDEDGLNNTETAISKTNGIVLKKKIDITDKKEVFTVGDTVMKKFGSIDVWVNCAGISIIIPFLDCSEEIWDKTLAVNLKGMFLGCQCAVTYMMQTGGGSIINFSSQSGKKAGARYQAYCASKAGVIGLTQSVAVEFAPANIRVNAICPGVVKTPMWDKQINDYAKKRNLKPEEVMPYFCKTIPMGRVCEYDEVGNLVMFLASNKSSYITGQAINLTGGSLMS
- a CDS encoding zinc-dependent alcohol dehydrogenase, translated to MKTAVFTGIRKITLEECKTPTAKGNKVLVKVNSCAICTWEQRVYTGVNKVEFPFIGGHEIAAEIVAMGDDVNRTEWAVGDKVVVGATLQCRNCYYCKTGNSQSCEHFDHSAHLEGLPYRGMGGLSEYLLVSPDCIFKYRNVDPNEACIIEPLSCVIHSVETANVQMGDFVLIIGCGIMGLLHTLLCQKKGATVIVSDVNEERLKLAKKLGASYIVNPMKNNIEEEVKKITGGIKAQVIFDTTPIPIVIQDTFKCVSNVGKIVLYSSIHPAEPVLFDPNWVHGKSIQILGTANSNDRDFMRAAQMVSEGVINLRPFVSEVYPAEKIQDAFESAAKADKFRVVVNF
- a CDS encoding PTS sugar transporter subunit IIB, whose amino-acid sequence is MKNVVLVRIDDRLIHGQVMTSWLNFTQATKIMVIDNGVADDPFMKNVLKSAVPGNIGLGVFSVERAAERLQKGFKDIDKVIILVKFPKTLECLMDKGIKFEQINIGGMGANINRHQFYKNISASDEEKEIFKKILNKGCNLEIQIIAEDNKINVAKYL
- a CDS encoding PTS sugar transporter subunit IIA, with the translated sequence MIGILVITHGSFSDGLKNAAELLAGKQEYFESIGFYHGDSIEILNEKVLSALKNLNRGQGILVFVDMLGGSPSNVILKLLRSNNFKAIAGANLPMICHAVLTRNSELCLDELFKQCIAVGKESLVSLNKVFDNMQENIENDF